The genomic stretch CCTGGGCGACATGCAGACAAAGATCGTGGTGTTTAACGAGTTGTGCCATGGCTGCGGCGGCTGTACCCGGGTGTGTCCCGAAGGGGCGATCACGGAAGTGGATCGCGTGATCGGTGAAGTCAGCCGGGGGAAAGCGTGTGACAATATCACGGTGATCAGCGGGCGCATGAACGTGGGGGAGGCGCTATCGCTACCGGTCATTCGCGCCACAAAGGCGCAGCCTGCGGAGGGAACACTAATTATCGACGCACCTCCCGGAACCGCCTGCCCATTCGCGGCGGCGGTGCGCGGGGCCGACCTGGTGGTACTGGTGACGGAACCTACCCCCTTCGGTGTCCACGACCTGGGCCTTGCCGCGGAAACCCTGACGGCCATGAACCTGCCGTTCGGCGTGGTGATCAACCGCAGCGGTGAAGGTGATGGAACCGTGGAAGAAGTGTGCCGTCGTCACAGCGCGCCCCTGTTGGCGCGGATTCCCGAAGATCGCGCCATTGCCGAGGCCTATTCCCGCGGCGAACTGCTGGTGGAGGCCTTGCCCCACTACCGCGACGAATTCGTCAACCTGGAAAAGCGCATTGCCAAAATCCTGAATGCACGCGGAGAAGCATCATGAGTCCCGATACAGGTAAGGCTGTTGAAATCGCCGTCATCAGCGGCAAAGGTGGAACCGGCAAGACCAGCATCACCGCGGCGCTGGCCGTTCTGGCCGAAAACGCGGTGGTAGCCGACTGCGACGTGGACGCGGCCGACCTGCACCTGGTACTGGCACCCGAAGTGCGGCAACGCCATGAATTCGTCAGCGGACACGAAGCCGTGATCCGCGAACTGGATTGCCGCGGCTGCGGGGTGTGCAAAGACTACTGCCGCTACGAAGCTATAGATGAAGTCACCGCCAGGGACGGCCGCACGGTGTTTCGTGTCGACCCGGCCGCCTGCGAAGGCTGCGGCGTTTGCGTGCGCTTCTGTCCGGTTCAGGCCATCGATTTTCCCGACAGCCATTGCGGCGAATGGAGCATCTCCCGCACCCGCACCGGACCCATGGTGCATGCGCGCCTGAAACCCGGGGCGGAGAACTCCGGCAAACTGGTTTCCCAGGTGCGTGAATCCGCCCGGGCCGAGGCGCGGTCTTCCGGGCGCTCCCTGATCCTGGTGGACGGCCCTCCGGGAATCGGTTGTCCCGTAATCGCCACCGTTACCGGAACCACCCTGGTGCTGGTGGTGGTGGAACCCACGATATCGGGTGAACACGACCTGGACCGGGTGCTGGGCCTGGCGCGCCATTTCCATATTCCCGCCGCCCTGTGCGTAAACAAGTGGGACATCAATGCGGAAATCACGCAGCGCATTGAAGATAACGCCCGCGCGCGGGGTGTGGAATCCCTGGGAAGAATCGCTTTTGACGCCGCCGCGACCCGCGCCCAGGTACGCGGGCACACGGTTATCGACGAAGGCGGAATTGCCGCCACGGACATCCGCCAACTCTGGAAAAACCTGCAGCAACGGATTGATCTGGAAAAGAGAAGTTGAGCAAGTTGAGGGAGTTGAGGGCGGAAAAACAGTTAAGAAGAATACAAACCAATGCTAGCGAAAATATCGCTCTGGCGAAGGCCAGTCACTGAATGAAATAAGATCAGGAACTATTTCTCCCAGCTTCTCTTCCACCCTCAACTCTTTCAACTTTTTTCTTCATAATTTCTTTTTTTAAATAGCTGATCAATTTGAATATTTTTCTGGAAATTTGGCTGGTTTCGGCATCCAGATCCTGCCAAATTTCCAATGGTAGCTTATCCACCTTATTGGCGATCAGGATTTGGGTGCGCAATTCAGCACAAGAACCTCTGGCAATAACCAAAAAGCGTCTGAACTCGGACAAACTTTCTCTGCCGAATCCTTCAGAGATGTTAGACGGTATAGAGATCGCAGTTTTGCGCAAATGGCTGGACAATTCATGGTCCTGAATAAGTGAGGGGCTGCTTTTTGCTGTGAATCTGAAGATATCTTCGCATAAATTTACG from Candidatus Aminicenantes bacterium encodes the following:
- a CDS encoding (4Fe-4S)-binding protein — encoded protein: MKRVAVASGKGGTGKTTIAVNLARVMPGPVTVMDCDVEEPNVHLFLSPRALQTEPVGIPVPRINADLCTVCGECARFCEFNALGDMQTKIVVFNELCHGCGGCTRVCPEGAITEVDRVIGEVSRGKACDNITVISGRMNVGEALSLPVIRATKAQPAEGTLIIDAPPGTACPFAAAVRGADLVVLVTEPTPFGVHDLGLAAETLTAMNLPFGVVINRSGEGDGTVEEVCRRHSAPLLARIPEDRAIAEAYSRGELLVEALPHYRDEFVNLEKRIAKILNARGEAS
- a CDS encoding 4Fe-4S dicluster domain-containing protein — encoded protein: MSPDTGKAVEIAVISGKGGTGKTSITAALAVLAENAVVADCDVDAADLHLVLAPEVRQRHEFVSGHEAVIRELDCRGCGVCKDYCRYEAIDEVTARDGRTVFRVDPAACEGCGVCVRFCPVQAIDFPDSHCGEWSISRTRTGPMVHARLKPGAENSGKLVSQVRESARAEARSSGRSLILVDGPPGIGCPVIATVTGTTLVLVVVEPTISGEHDLDRVLGLARHFHIPAALCVNKWDINAEITQRIEDNARARGVESLGRIAFDAAATRAQVRGHTVIDEGGIAATDIRQLWKNLQQRIDLEKRS
- a CDS encoding four helix bundle protein: MKFKNIEDIWIWQESVNLCEDIFRFTAKSSPSLIQDHELSSHLRKTAISIPSNISEGFGRESLSEFRRFLVIARGSCAELRTQILIANKVDKLPLEIWQDLDAETSQISRKIFKLISYLKKEIMKKKVERVEGGREAGRNSS